tataaagaaTTATATttggtcatatacatataatatatatatatatttttaaatatatatatatataatattttaatacattaaaattttacattatacacaaatataatataaaacataatttaatataagaatatttgcGGCCAAATTTCCTACATAGTTTACTTTGTTACACTTATATAATTTATCTTGTTGCaattaatatatagattatttaACAGCAAAAATCTTTATATAGTTCATATTTGATAGTAAAAAATTTAATCCTTATACATTAGATGTAACAATAGTTAATTTGTAACAACAAAAGGACTAATAATGATTACATAGGAACTTTTATCCCTAAAAAATTTACATAGGGATTTAAGAGCATCTCTAAAGTTGTCAAAAGCTACCACATTacctaaaaatataatattttatgttatcaCTCTTTCACTTTTGGTATTTTTTAtcttaaaatattctaataataaacacctctaaaattattaaaataatattgtatTATGATTTAGTCATCAATATTTGACATTCTTTTTCACTCTAATGGTAAGTATACATGCAAACATGGTATTCATGTCATCAAACATTCTCTAAAGTATTCCCACTGAAGTTGCTTTAAGTGCAACAAAAtgaaatatataaagattttcgccaccaaaaaaattatataaatatttaagtgcaACAAAGTAAACTATATAAGGatttttgccgcaaatttctcTTTAATACAATATAGTACAATCCAGTTATTATATTCTTATATcatttatgttcaacatgttcacgaaattaaattgaaatcaatttataatttttttttttttttttgagaaatgaacattcattaaaaataatcaacgtttaatatattatagaaaacactacaaaaaatattactttagtcataacaaaacttgtgactaaaaataaaaagctgtgactaattataaattgttattcctatatatattgtgactaaaaggttcaTAGCTAAAGGTATCAGTTAAAAATCACaaattgttgtgactaaatatatttttagtcacaactagTCTAAAACTAAATTGGTGACAACTTgcatctaaataatatgttttattcaaaagtaactttttgttgtaactaaaagtcacatttagtcacaaaaaatttatgttatgactaaaaggTTGTCACTAAACGTAACTTTTTTGTtagtgaaaaagaaaaattatccaTCCAAACTAGTTTGTCATCTGCCCTAAAAAGAGCATTTTGCAGCGAAACCCccatatgttttaatttttatacacttaactcttttatctttttttgttGACAAAACccctttaagtttatttttgtgacagtcagtagtcccgtgatccgtaaggggaaataccgggtaagctgtacaatcccacaccgcctgggtaaggtcaagtgggatgattctgagactgtgtaagtatgggactacacagttgaagagagcttaaatggattgattgatactacctatatcaacaaggtgcatcttgtttttcggtagcccatcacgaaagaactccacattaagcgtgcttggcctggagcaattttaaggatgggtgacctcttaggaagttttcccaggatgcgtgtgagtgaggacaaagcaagctggaaacactcgtattggtctgtagggtcagtcatcaatccatgaagcagccagagtaacgtactcgtgtataagagccattcatgccgtgggtgtaaggacccaatggaggcttgaagcggggacgttacaaatggtatcagagccttgacccagccggaagtgtggtcgacgaggacatcggaccccgtaagggggggtgattgtgacagtcagtagtcccgtgatccgtaaggggaaataccgggtaagctgtacaatcccacaccgcctgggtaaggtcaagtgggatgattctgaaactgtgtaggtatgggactacacaattgaagatagcttaaatggattgattggtactacctatatcaacaaggtgcatcttgtttttcggtagcccatcacgaaagaactccacacttaagcgtgcttggcctgaagcaatttcaaggatgggtgacctcctgggaagttttcccaggatgcgtgtgagtgaggacaaagcacgctggaaacactcgtgttggtctgtaaggtcagtcatcaatccatgaagcagccagagtaacgtactcgtgtataagagccattcatttcgtgggtgtaaggacctaatggaggcttgaagcggggacgttacaatttTTCTTTACAAATTTGACACGCTAGTTAAATATTAACGTTAAATATCAACTGATAAAATCTCGAAGTCAATACAGTAATAATCCAGTTAGTATTTAACAGTAATATCTAACTAAAACCttaaattttcaaagaaaattaaatttaagggaattttaccaccaaacaaaaatataaaagagttaattagtgtataaaaattaaacataaaagaGATTTCGCCGCAAACTTTTCCtaaaaataattagagtttatcaataattttatTCATGCTCATCACtcgaaaaaaaaatgttagaaGCTTCACtttcttattattttcataatcaAATCAagacttaaataaataatatataacagATCTATATAagtaaaacagaaaaaaaataaaataaaataaaataaaattttaatttaaccaAAATAATTGATATAATATATTTCAAACAATTTTGAGAACACTATTTTCTTAAGTTGTAGAATTTATTtctgaatatatatatagtatatcaCCTTTATTTAGACTAGACTTTTAAGTATGACAGCAAATGAATTCTTAATTTTATATGGTTAAACATAGAAGAAAGAATATTTATCTATTAAGACAATTATGGCATTGATTATGTTGTAAGATCAACAAACATCCTTGTGAATCAAGCAACTCAACCAACTGTTGCATTGAAATGATGTTTGTTCTTTCTTCCTCACAatcttattcttattatttcaGATTACAATTTATTCTTTCATCTAAGGATAAATGTTATGGTTTTATGAAGAACTAGTAAAATTAAAAGGCTAACTATTCTAGAAACAGTAAcctaaatttaaaaagttacaaattatgaaggaaaaaaaaaattgttacccTTAACTGTTTTTCCATATTTCTTCCAACTTCTTTGAATttttcacataatttttttttatttttttattttattttattttattttttaaatttcaccagaaaatatcataaaaataaaaactcccCATTAGAAAATCCTACCTACTGTACCGGACCAAGCGCTTAACTGGTCCGGTAACCTATCGAGCTTAGCCGGTCCGGTGAATTATCAAGCTGAACTGGTTTGATTTGGTAGGCTAGTGGTTTAGAAGTAACCCAATTTGGTTATGTACAGTTAACTGTGCTCATGTATTTCAACAGTGTGTCGGTCTATGTGTTGGCGCATACATGGCAGGTTCGGGTTGGTTTAACGCGATGAACTCAGGTCCAACTGGATACCGTTGAAACCGAAATCAACCTTACTATGATGACTCACTTGACAAGCAATGCTCAGAAATTCATAACTTGGTTTGAACATAGGGGCAAAAATCAGCAAGCAATCATTCACTGCTTACAAAATTCATTGATAAGATTCATAACTTAATGGAACATATGGACAAAAAATAAGCCAGGAAAAGACTATACGAAAtcgaaaagaagaagaagaaaaagaaaagtttcataatattttcaacaaaCTCGAAAtgcttctttctttttcttatctAAAGTTACAACAATGAGCTCTTCCTCTAGCCAACTTATCCCAAAGACAAATCATTTGCCTTGGGGATTGGTAATGTGCAGTATAATAATCTACTAAACAACCATACTGACAAAACTTCCAATTATGGGAATATTGGACGGCTGCGATCGTGCTGTTGAATTGTTCGACCCACATTCCCATGCTCACATCTTCCATCTTGAAAAGCTAGATGAAGCAAACAGAAGAACATTGATTAGCAGAGAAAGTAGTAAAGGGGGTACCGAAATCACAGAgggcgagagagagagagaatagaaACTAACCCTTAGGCTTCTGTTTCCATGTTGAGACACAACAAATTTGGCAATGTCACTTGAAATAATGTATCCAGGACCATTGGCATATGGAGGATAAACTTCTTCTGGCCATTCCTGTCACAATCAAACAATAGAACTTTTAAGTAAAACGAAAATTTTAACTTAACTTAAGCAACAAATCCAAAGCAGGTAGCACAAAAGCAAGCCAACTTGCATACCTCGTAAGTTACCGCCCATTTACCACTTCTGAGAGGACGATGCAAGAGGTTAAGATTGCCCATGTAAAGAGATTTTTTGCGAGAGATGCCCTCGATCTCTTTCAAAACAGTGTCCACCCTTATAAATGTGTCATCATCACACTTCATGATGTATGCAGCCGTCACATTCTGAACCTGCATTAACATATTCAAGACTATTTGATCAGAAGCAATAAAAACTCAGACCCAACACAATAAATTTCCAATCTATTGAGTATTGAAAGAATAATGAGTCAAGTTTAATGAGAACTACTTACCCCATACTCACAAATAGCAATAGTTTTAAGAACAACAAGCTCGTAGCGATCCATGAAGGGTAAAATCACAATATCACCGAAGTAAGCAGCCTCCTTCTTCATCATCAAATTCACCTCCTTCCTCGGATTCTAAACATCCATTTTACAAACGAGTATAAACATCATATATTGAAAGAACATGATGATCGAATAACTtcgaaaacaaaaaaacaaattgtCTTTACACAAAGATGCTTATATGTTCTTGTAattatctattaattaatatcatAATCTAAACTTATCGAACTCAACAATTAAAACTAAGTAATAAACGGGTATCTAGTGCCTTAAGCTACTTCGTTAAGTTATAGTTTCAACCACTTACGAAAGGTAACATGTACTACAATGTTTTCTATTAAAAAAGAGAATCACTTCTAAATGCAAGCAGACACATCTTCAAAGAAATACGAGTGTATCGAAGCCTTCTAACTAATTAAACTTCAAAGAACTCCCAAACTTCAACATTTAGAACCCGAGCCTTCTGAACTGCTAACACTCATTAAAATATAAACATGGAATGGCATACCCTTTGGTTCACAGTAAATCAGTATGGTATGTATCATTGAAAATTACTTCACTTGCTTCTAGTATTACTTGATCTAAGTTCGAAAAACATACCATACAATGTTATAATACGAAAATTAACTATACTACAGTCttaacttaaatatttcatACCTTAAAAGATCCACCAGCTAAAAAATACAATCTCAGCTAAAAACCGAAAAGTAACCTAGTTCCCCACTTCCCCGCTTCACATTAGCATGAAATTCATTTCTTTCCGAAGATCTAGTACACATTCACTATCTCTCTCATTTTGACAATACCGACTATTTTTAGTTCTTTTTCTTGGGATTCCAATACTGAAATTTGTATCAGACAAGTAATATATTCTGCAGAATCATTTTGCTAGCTACAACTTTGCTTCTGATTTCAATCATTCAACCTTTCGCTCAAAACAATATGCTAATTATTGATGACAAACATAATAGCGAAATCCTTACCAGTGCAACAAAGAAGCGTACTACTACACGTGAAGATTTGATTGCTGATGATTGCATCCAAGTTTTTCTCACAGCCATCCGCTCTGCAAAGTGATTGGTTGCTGAGAGAACTCCGATGAAAACCTGAACAGGGTGTTTAGGTACAGGATGGGATTTCCACTTCTCCGACATTTCTAATACTCTTCGAGGGGAGAAACTTGGATGTGAAGCAGGAAGAGACGTAGCATACACTGAATGAATATCCACTTCTCCTTTAACTGCTAACCCCGTTGCATCTTCCAGTGTAAAACCCTAAATGTGTATAGAGAAAAATGTCAAACGAAGAAAGAACTTTAATGTTTCATACAATAAATTGGGAAACAAAGTAAAGAAGGGAAAAACAGCTGTAATAAAGTCAAAAGGCTCTAATAAGTTAATAACATGCTCGTGATATATGCAACTAATTACCGTTCGATATGGAAATGAGGTCACATGCCTACCCCCAACAGTAATATGATATCCTTCTACACCGGCACGTATGGTCAAAACAAAGAGTCTACCCTCCACAAATGGAAATGGCCAGGTCACTTCTGGCTTTTGCTCACGTCCTATGAATCGCTTAAACCATGAGGTTGTCTTGGACTCCTTTGAGTCTACAATATCATTCCTCATCCACTTTTCACATCTCCGAAATCCATCAACTGCCAAACATACGGTTAGAAACACATTATAACAAATACAATGCTAGGGTGACTTGAGTCCTGACTATGCAGAGATAAGAGAACATAAGTTTAACTGGCGACATTTGCGAAAACAATTACAAGACACAAGCAAGAATGGTGAAAAAGAAGGTAAAAGCATAAGTTAAGAATACAAGCAAGAATTTAGAAATAAGAAGCTTAAAATTTTAGTAAAAGCTTGTAGAGGTCAATAACTTCtcatcaaaatacaaaaatgtatCGATTGCCCACTTCCTACAAACCGACCTGAACCTTTGGGTAGGCTCCTTAGGATCAACAACTTCAGTAGTAAATGATTTATATTTTCCCAATCTTATAAAATACTTTCTTCATACATAAAAGTATCTACAGTAATCCTTAACTGGATGGATTAAATAATGTGTTCTTCTATGCATTAATAAAAAGacaagtatatatatagtaaacAATATATAACATACCAAGCATGTCTTCGTCACTTTTGGATGGTAAACCATCACACCTTTGAGCTCCTCCCCATTGCATCCTGTAACAAGTGTTGTGCTCAATGACTGGCCTGTGGCTCCAATCTCCTTTCAGTCGAGGATTCAAGTGCATAATCTTCGGCGGGTCCTCTCCATCCACTGCCTTCAAACCTTGCAATTCAACCATGAATTGTGAAACCATAACCAGTGGATCACCACGCCTCAACTTCGCGAGCTGGGGCACAAACTCCTGATGAGCATAATGAGGTGTTCCCACTAATGTGATAGAAGAACCAGCAGCAAGCCCACAAGGAAGGAACATCACTTTATCTCCCACTGCCAATTCTTCTCCACTCATTGATAACCAAGAAGGACAAGACTCCGGCTTTCCCTCGATCATAGATGTCTCAGCAGTCTCCTTTACATCAAGTTTATCCAACTCATCCCAAGCCTTCAAACCTAATGTCCAAGCCTCATCTGCCATTCTCTCAAGCAATGACAAATTGTTAGTCCTATTTATCCTTCTCATGATATCACCAGTTATTCGACCATACCGATGTTGAAGAGGTCTAATAGGTGCAGAGCCATTTCTCTCCTCTTCCAATGGTTCCTTACTAGGCCTTACTGGGGCATCTTGGTTTTGGTTATCTTCTAATTTCCGGTGAAATGTATCCTTATAAACAGAACTGAAAAAAGGTTTGTTTATCTCTGAATCTTCAGAGTTCCTAATCTTTGTTccatccaattcaatataactaTCATCACCATTCAACACTGCTGCACTCTCTAAAAACTGGGGAAACTTAAATGATATGAAAACCAAGTATAATGCTGCTATAACCAACAAAAGGTGTGATAATCTGAACCTCCTAGACACCGGAGGTTCACCTTTTGGTCTTTTCATTTCTaccaaaaacccaaaaaaaaaaaaaaaaaacaaagcaacTACAATACAATCCTCTTCCTCTCTACCATAGCCAAAAGCTTCTCaaacccatttcaataaatATCAACAAGAACCTCCAAAACCAGACAAAATCCTCAAACAGAACAATACCCAATACTAGAAAACGATcgaaaataagaaaaatcaaaCCTTTTTCACGAATCAACAGCTGGGGTTGCCAAAACTACAGAGATCGATTGATGTTCATAATTGGAAAACACAAAAAAGCGAGCCAAACCCATCAAAAGCTGACTCACCAAAAAGCTGTATCAATCATAATCTCACCGGCATTCCTTACAGGGTGCTCGATCTCGACCTAGATTAAAAACCCAGTCTTGTTTAGAAAATGGCCGATTTAAAACCCAAATATCTAGAAAGCGAGTATAAATGTTATACAGAAAGAAAGGAGGGAATTAGagaaaatgaaaatataaaaattatttatttttttaataaaagtaatTTAAGAATGAATGAGTAACAGAAAAAAATGAGAACTTTTCTTGACTTTGAAACAGAAAGCAGATAAACTGTAGATATTTCATTCtccaatttttataaataattaaatatacatttttattctatttttgtctcaaaaaaatagtattttaatgCATTCTAGGCTGTGTAACTGTAAACTATTATTTCACatacctttcaaaaaaaaaaaaactattattttacaaaaaaaaaaaaaaaatccttttaTTAATGTATAATGCCCTCTTTTATGATGGCATAACTtctatttattagatttaagaGATATGAAAGGAAGTTAATTTAATAAAGTGTTGGGAATATAGCTTATAATAATGAGCATAGTTATTTAGATTTAAGAATATTTGGGGcgaaatttttttagtatttataattattactaGAAGAGtcgccacgtaaatattagttttatataagttctagtggtttttgtttaagaattcagTAACTAAGCAACGGCAgatagatttatttaattttttcatatttgtaaagattataaatctaaacttttaattttcttgatttgagattttgaattgttttgatttatttgtttatgaagTTATTGAAATGcttgaatatttatttgttctgattttgaattgttctgatttattcatacttaaatatttatattgatgattattaatgaaattagtatgtagctttatgtttctaaaaaaaaaggtattttttaatatagagtttaaattttatattgatgattgttaatgaaattagtctctaactttatgtttctagaaaaaaaaaagtattattttatatagagtttaaatttaaatttatataaacatatttatttttaaaaagagtcattcataaaaaaaaaatcgcataaatacacaaataaactaaaaaaattatcaagtcTATGTGGCTCAAATTTTCGCAGAAACTATATATTTGTCGACCTAATTCATCCTATATGCTAATGTGGAACTCCATAGGATCGTTACAAAGCCACTTGAAAACCCAAACTACAAAATCGAAATTAATCAAATCCACCCAACAATAAGAAGAAAATAGATTTACAAACACGTAGGCTTCAATAATTTAACAACATACAAAGCTAAATTTGtaattaacaataataacaagaaaattaaaagagtACCCGAAGATCTCCGAGCAAGTCCGATAATTTATGGGGAAGAAATTAGCAAGATCGAAAGATAGGTCTTTTTGAATAGGGAAGCAAGTGTGGAATAtgatatgaaattaataatgataatatgcAGAGATatttaacaatatttttttttttgaaggggTTACAATTTTCTGTTCTCGAAAAAAATACACACTTCCAAAGAAtatagtattatttatttatttaggctttttttttttgtaatttttcattttgccaatgtggaaataaaatttggaaaaaactaaaaaaaaataaatataagtaCATCGTGAAAGTTTAGCTCTAAAGATCTAAATTTATAGCCTGcctataatttaatttctaaaaaaaatatctgtaatgatgcaacaaaaaaaaaagaataataaagaataaataataattattgaatctttttaataacaaagtgagagagagagagaagggtgGAAAGATTGATTCCATCAAAGCGGGTGAATCGGATGATATTTGGGTTGATCGAAAACTAATTAtgggtttaattaaaaaaagattgtttaattttttgggtttaattattgggtttatttgttaacgggagatcaaacctattaacatcgttaaatttaacagaatattcttttatttttaaagtatattctgttaaaccaagaaatgccgttagataagcacttttaatatataaagatacatatgattctaataaaaaaaaagtaatcctaaaatattttattttatgattttattgtagttgtatttaatatttaaatacactaataatatatatttaatgtaatttatcaaaaataatatattatctatGGTAATAATTCACACCTTAAAATGTCCTTAACATTTTCCTATGATTATTTGTAGTGGACAACTTTTTTCAacctatttttaataaattagataATGTTATCAAATTTGTTGAAAAGCATTGCCAACTCACAAGTGGTCATagatttttctattttctataaacatatatatattaagaccAATGCTTTAGCACGATTCATTTAACCAAATATTCATAAGTTTCTCAGTGTATGTGCATGTCTTATTTTCTGAATTTGTTCTTGGTGAATATgccaaattaatataaaagataCTAGTCAACTTATTATTAtcaaatcataataataattattatttatttttctaaaactttGACATATTTTAGGATGTGATTTTTTATTAAtgcgaagaagaaaagaaaagaaaattgtaTATTGAATGAATTAATTGTTACAGAGGAAACAAAGCTATATATAGCAATTACAAAACAGAGAAAGAAAACAACTATCCTAGAACAGGGGAACCGACTTAACTTAAACACCACAAAATAGGGAAAAGAACTGTTAACAACTAAGCTAACTAACAACAGAAATAACAACCTACTGACACACATAACAGTA
This region of Cannabis sativa cultivar Pink pepper isolate KNU-18-1 chromosome 7, ASM2916894v1, whole genome shotgun sequence genomic DNA includes:
- the LOC115697251 gene encoding hydroxyproline O-galactosyltransferase GALT2, producing MKRPKGEPPVSRRFRLSHLLLVIAALYLVFISFKFPQFLESAAVLNGDDSYIELDGTKIRNSEDSEINKPFFSSVYKDTFHRKLEDNQNQDAPVRPSKEPLEEERNGSAPIRPLQHRYGRITGDIMRRINRTNNLSLLERMADEAWTLGLKAWDELDKLDVKETAETSMIEGKPESCPSWLSMSGEELAVGDKVMFLPCGLAAGSSITLVGTPHYAHQEFVPQLAKLRRGDPLVMVSQFMVELQGLKAVDGEDPPKIMHLNPRLKGDWSHRPVIEHNTCYRMQWGGAQRCDGLPSKSDEDMLVDGFRRCEKWMRNDIVDSKESKTTSWFKRFIGREQKPEVTWPFPFVEGRLFVLTIRAGVEGYHITVGGRHVTSFPYRTGFTLEDATGLAVKGEVDIHSVYATSLPASHPSFSPRRVLEMSEKWKSHPVPKHPVQVFIGVLSATNHFAERMAVRKTWMQSSAIKSSRVVVRFFVALNPRKEVNLMMKKEAAYFGDIVILPFMDRYELVVLKTIAICEYGVQNVTAAYIMKCDDDTFIRVDTVLKEIEGISRKKSLYMGNLNLLHRPLRSGKWAVTYEEWPEEVYPPYANGPGYIISSDIAKFVVSQHGNRSLRLFKMEDVSMGMWVEQFNSTIAAVQYSHNWKFCQYGCLVDYYTAHYQSPRQMICLWDKLARGRAHCCNFR